One stretch of Cellulomonas wangsupingiae DNA includes these proteins:
- the pgl gene encoding 6-phosphogluconolactonase has translation MSPATPEVLVHPDADVLAAATAARLLTRLVDLQSHRAPLHVVLTGGTVGIAALRAVAASPARDAVDWSGVHLWWGDERFLPDGDADRNETQAREALLDALGEALPAGNVHPVPALSDDVPDGETAARRYAAELRAHAGADGLAPRFDVLLLGMGPDGHVASLFPGRSSLFEASALVVAEHDSPKPPSERVSLTFPLVRAAREVWVVAAGAEKAPAVARALAGDDVARTPAAAAQGTERTLWLLDVAAAAELPGAAAAERSDGGSHAASSGAADGLRPRSVSSAEAVWAAVDAYAAPLVAEPQEAVAVRTAAADAGLPDIAVSASQGRLLDVLARAVGARRVLEIGTLGGYSTWWLARAVPDDGTVVSLELSEAHAAVARASLADAGLGQRVDVLVGPALESLDRLAAADVEPFDLVFVDADKQQLAAYLDRAVALARPGTLVLVDNVVRGGAVVDPEHPDDRVQGVRAFFARAAAEGRVDGTVLQTVGEKGYDGFALLIVR, from the coding sequence ATGAGCCCCGCCACGCCCGAGGTCCTCGTCCACCCCGACGCCGACGTGCTGGCCGCGGCGACCGCGGCGCGCCTGCTCACGCGCCTGGTCGACCTGCAGTCCCACCGTGCGCCGCTGCACGTGGTGCTCACCGGCGGGACCGTGGGCATCGCCGCGCTGCGCGCGGTCGCCGCGTCACCCGCGCGTGACGCGGTCGACTGGTCGGGGGTCCACCTGTGGTGGGGGGACGAGCGCTTCCTGCCCGACGGCGACGCCGACCGCAACGAGACGCAGGCCCGGGAGGCGCTCCTCGACGCGCTCGGCGAGGCCCTGCCGGCTGGGAACGTGCACCCCGTCCCCGCCCTGTCCGACGACGTGCCGGACGGCGAGACCGCGGCACGCCGCTACGCGGCCGAGCTGCGGGCGCACGCCGGTGCCGACGGTCTCGCCCCACGGTTCGACGTGCTGCTGCTCGGCATGGGGCCGGACGGGCACGTCGCCTCGCTCTTCCCGGGCAGGTCCTCGCTGTTCGAGGCCAGCGCGCTGGTCGTCGCCGAGCACGACTCCCCCAAGCCGCCGTCCGAGCGCGTGAGCCTGACGTTCCCCCTCGTGCGGGCGGCGCGTGAGGTGTGGGTCGTCGCGGCGGGAGCGGAGAAGGCACCCGCCGTGGCCCGGGCCCTCGCGGGCGACGACGTGGCCCGGACGCCCGCGGCCGCGGCGCAGGGCACGGAGCGCACGCTGTGGCTGCTGGACGTCGCCGCGGCGGCCGAGCTGCCGGGGGCTGCTGCCGCGGAGCGCTCCGACGGCGGCTCGCACGCCGCGTCGTCGGGTGCGGCCGACGGGCTGCGGCCCCGCTCGGTGTCGTCCGCCGAGGCCGTGTGGGCCGCGGTCGACGCGTACGCCGCTCCCCTCGTCGCCGAGCCCCAGGAGGCCGTGGCCGTCCGCACGGCGGCCGCCGACGCCGGACTGCCCGACATCGCCGTCAGCGCCTCCCAGGGGCGCCTGCTGGACGTCCTGGCACGGGCCGTGGGCGCACGGCGCGTCCTGGAGATCGGCACGCTGGGTGGCTACAGCACCTGGTGGCTCGCCCGGGCCGTGCCCGACGACGGCACCGTCGTGAGCCTCGAGCTCAGCGAGGCGCACGCGGCGGTGGCGCGGGCGTCGCTGGCGGACGCCGGCCTGGGGCAGCGCGTCGACGTGCTCGTCGGGCCGGCGCTGGAGTCCCTCGACCGGTTGGCGGCCGCGGACGTCGAGCCCTTCGACCTGGTGTTCGTCGACGCCGACAAGCAGCAGCTCGCCGCGTACCTGGACCGCGCCGTGGCCCTCGCGCGGCCGGGGACCCTGGTCCTCGTCGACAACGTGGTGCGGGGCGGGGCCGTGGTCGACCCGGAGCACCCCGACGACCGCGTGCAGGGGGTGCGGGCGTTCTTCGCCCGCGCCGCCGCGGAGGGCCGGGTGGACGGCACGGTCCTGCAGACGGTGGGCGAGAAGGGCTACGACGGGTTCGCGCTGCTCATCGTGCGCTGA
- a CDS encoding RNA polymerase-binding protein RbpA translates to MASGSAIRGSRVGAGPMGEAERGDAAPRVWISYWCANGHETRPSFAEEAAADAPVTWDCPRCGYPAGQDPEAPPAPSRNEPYKTHLAYVKERRSEEDGAAILDEALTALRARRGR, encoded by the coding sequence ATGGCGAGCGGGAGTGCGATCAGGGGGTCGCGCGTCGGTGCCGGCCCGATGGGCGAGGCGGAGCGCGGCGACGCCGCGCCGCGCGTGTGGATCTCCTACTGGTGCGCGAACGGCCACGAGACACGGCCCAGCTTCGCGGAGGAGGCGGCCGCGGACGCGCCCGTCACGTGGGACTGCCCGCGCTGCGGGTACCCCGCCGGGCAGGACCCCGAGGCGCCGCCCGCGCCGAGCAGGAACGAGCCGTACAAGACCCACCTCGCGTACGTGAAGGAACGTCGCAGCGAGGAGGACGGTGCGGCGATCCTCGACGAGGCGCTCACCGCGCTGCGGGCACGCCGCGGCCGCTGA
- the secG gene encoding preprotein translocase subunit SecG, with protein MTGLRITLQVLLVLTSLLLVPLVLLHKGKGGGLSDMFGGGITAGAGSSGVAERNLNRITVTVALLWTVMIVLLGLIEKFSE; from the coding sequence GTGACTGGTCTGCGTATCACCCTTCAGGTGCTCCTGGTGCTCACCAGCCTCCTGCTCGTCCCGCTGGTGCTGCTGCACAAGGGGAAGGGCGGAGGCCTGTCGGACATGTTCGGCGGTGGCATCACCGCCGGCGCCGGGTCGTCCGGCGTGGCGGAGCGCAACCTCAACCGGATCACGGTCACCGTCGCCCTGCTGTGGACGGTCATGATCGTCCTGCTCGGCCTGATCGAGAAGTTCTCGGAGTAG
- the tpiA gene encoding triose-phosphate isomerase translates to MAGTRTPLMAGNWKMNLDHHQATHTVQKLAWTLKDAKHDYAAVEVAVLPPFTDLRSVQTLVDADKLELVYGAQDVSAHESGAYTGEISPLFLAKLGVTYVAVGHSERREYHHEDDALVNAKVKSALGAGLVPILCVGEPLEVREAGEHVPHTLAQLEGALAGLSAEQVAGLVVAYEPVWAIGTGKTATPDDAQELCAAIRGKVADLYDQATADAVRVLYGGSVKSSNVAEIMAKPDVDGALVGGASLDPEEFAKIARYQAHTVA, encoded by the coding sequence ATGGCAGGCACCCGTACCCCGCTCATGGCGGGCAACTGGAAGATGAACCTGGACCACCACCAGGCGACGCACACCGTGCAGAAGCTGGCGTGGACGCTGAAGGACGCCAAGCACGACTACGCGGCCGTCGAGGTCGCCGTCCTGCCGCCGTTCACGGACCTGCGCAGCGTGCAGACGCTCGTGGACGCCGACAAGCTGGAGCTCGTGTACGGCGCGCAGGACGTGTCGGCCCACGAGTCCGGCGCGTACACCGGCGAGATCTCGCCGCTGTTCCTCGCCAAGCTGGGCGTCACGTACGTCGCGGTCGGCCACTCGGAGCGCCGCGAGTACCACCACGAGGACGACGCGCTCGTCAACGCGAAGGTGAAGTCGGCGCTCGGGGCCGGGCTCGTCCCGATCCTGTGCGTCGGTGAGCCGCTCGAGGTCCGCGAGGCCGGCGAGCACGTCCCGCACACCCTCGCGCAGCTCGAGGGCGCCCTCGCCGGCCTGTCGGCCGAGCAGGTGGCGGGTCTCGTCGTCGCGTACGAGCCGGTGTGGGCCATCGGCACCGGCAAGACGGCCACCCCGGACGACGCGCAGGAGCTGTGCGCGGCGATCCGCGGCAAGGTCGCCGACCTGTACGACCAGGCCACGGCCGACGCGGTCCGTGTGCTGTACGGGGGCTCCGTGAAGTCGTCCAACGTCGCCGAGATCATGGCGAAGCCGGACGTCGACGGCGCGCTGGTCGGTGGCGCGAGCCTCGACCCGGAGGAGTTCGCGAAGATCGCGCGGTACCAGGCGCACACCGTCGCCTGA
- a CDS encoding phosphoglycerate kinase, whose translation MKTIDDLGDLRGKRVLVRSDFNVPLDGTTITDDGRIRAALPTLQALLAKGARVVVVAHLGRPKGAPEAKYSLAPVAARLGELLGQPVALADDLVGDSAKATVAALEDGQVALLENVRFDARETSKDEAERGALADELASLVDAYVSDGFGVVHRKQASVYDVAQRLPHAVGQLVLKEVESLRKATDDPARPYVVVLGGSKVSDKLGVIENLLGKADRLLIGGGMLFTFLAAQGYSVGKSLLEQDQIDNVKGYLATAKEKGVEIVLPVDVVVAPEFKADAPATVVPVDAIPDDQMGLDIGPRSAELFASKIVDAKTVVWNGPAGVFEFEAFAAGTRAVAQALVDAGRNGGFTIVGGGDSAAAVRTLGFDEADFGHISTGGGASLEFLEGKTLPGIAVLEG comes from the coding sequence ATGAAGACCATCGACGACCTGGGCGACCTGCGCGGCAAGCGCGTGCTCGTCCGCTCCGACTTCAACGTGCCGCTCGACGGCACGACCATCACCGACGACGGGCGCATCCGCGCCGCGCTCCCGACGCTGCAGGCGCTGCTCGCCAAGGGCGCGCGCGTCGTCGTCGTGGCGCACCTCGGCCGCCCCAAGGGCGCCCCGGAGGCGAAGTACTCGCTCGCGCCCGTCGCGGCACGCCTCGGCGAGCTCCTCGGCCAGCCCGTCGCGCTCGCGGACGACCTCGTGGGCGACTCGGCCAAGGCCACCGTCGCGGCGCTCGAGGACGGGCAGGTCGCCCTGCTCGAGAACGTGCGGTTCGACGCGCGCGAGACCTCCAAGGACGAGGCCGAGCGCGGCGCCCTGGCCGACGAGCTCGCCTCGCTCGTGGACGCGTACGTCTCCGACGGCTTCGGTGTCGTGCACCGCAAGCAGGCCTCGGTCTACGACGTCGCGCAGCGTCTGCCGCACGCGGTGGGCCAGCTCGTGCTGAAGGAGGTCGAGTCCCTGCGCAAGGCGACCGACGACCCGGCGCGTCCGTACGTGGTCGTCCTGGGCGGCTCCAAGGTCTCCGACAAGCTCGGTGTCATCGAGAACCTGCTCGGCAAGGCCGACCGCCTGCTCATCGGCGGCGGCATGCTGTTCACGTTCCTCGCGGCGCAGGGGTACTCGGTCGGCAAGAGCCTGCTCGAGCAGGACCAGATCGACAACGTGAAGGGCTACCTCGCCACGGCGAAGGAGAAGGGCGTCGAGATCGTCCTGCCCGTCGACGTCGTCGTCGCGCCCGAGTTCAAGGCCGACGCCCCGGCGACGGTGGTCCCGGTCGACGCGATCCCCGACGACCAGATGGGCCTGGACATCGGCCCCAGGAGCGCCGAGCTGTTCGCCTCCAAGATCGTGGACGCGAAGACGGTGGTCTGGAACGGTCCGGCCGGCGTGTTCGAGTTCGAGGCGTTCGCCGCCGGCACGCGTGCCGTGGCGCAGGCGCTGGTCGACGCGGGCCGCAACGGCGGCTTCACGATCGTCGGTGGCGGCGACTCCGCCGCGGCCGTGCGCACGCTCGGCTTCGACGAGGCCGACTTCGGCCACATCTCCACCGGCGGCGGCGCGTCGCTGGAGTTCCTCGAGGGCAAGACCCTCCCCGGCATCGCCGTCCTGGAGGGCTGA
- the gap gene encoding type I glyceraldehyde-3-phosphate dehydrogenase gives MTIKVGINGFGRIGRNFYRAIVASGADIEIVGVNDLTDNHTLAHLLKYDTVLGRFPLSVDYDDQNIIVDGKKIRALAERNPADLPWGELGADIVIESTGFFTDAAKAKAHIDAGAKKVIISAPAKNEDATFVVGVNHTDYDAAAHHIISNASCTTNCLAPVAKALNDAIGIERGLMTTIHAYTGDQNLQDGPHRDLRRARAAAQNIVPTTTGAAKAVALVLPELKGKLDGFALRVPVITGSATDLTFTASREVTVEEVNAAVKAAAEGFLKGTLEYTEDEIVSSDIISNPHQSIFDAKLTKVSGDLVKIVAWYDNEWGYSSSLVKLTEYVGARL, from the coding sequence GCCATCGTGGCCTCGGGGGCCGACATCGAGATCGTCGGCGTCAACGACCTGACGGACAACCACACCCTGGCCCACCTGCTCAAGTACGACACGGTCCTGGGCCGCTTCCCGCTGAGCGTGGACTACGACGACCAGAACATCATCGTCGACGGCAAGAAGATCCGGGCACTGGCCGAGCGCAACCCGGCGGACCTGCCCTGGGGCGAGCTCGGTGCGGACATCGTCATCGAGTCCACCGGCTTCTTCACGGACGCCGCGAAGGCCAAGGCGCACATCGACGCCGGTGCGAAGAAGGTCATCATCTCCGCGCCCGCCAAGAACGAGGACGCCACGTTCGTCGTCGGTGTGAACCACACGGACTACGACGCGGCCGCGCACCACATCATCTCGAACGCGTCCTGCACGACGAACTGCCTGGCCCCGGTGGCCAAGGCGCTCAACGACGCGATCGGCATCGAGCGTGGCCTCATGACCACGATCCACGCCTACACGGGTGACCAGAACCTGCAGGACGGCCCGCACCGCGACCTTCGTCGTGCGCGTGCCGCCGCGCAGAACATCGTGCCGACGACGACCGGTGCGGCCAAGGCCGTCGCGCTCGTCCTGCCGGAGCTCAAGGGCAAGCTGGACGGCTTCGCGCTGCGCGTGCCGGTCATCACGGGCTCGGCGACCGACCTGACCTTCACCGCCTCGCGCGAGGTCACGGTCGAGGAGGTCAACGCCGCGGTCAAGGCTGCCGCCGAGGGCTTCCTCAAGGGCACGCTGGAGTACACCGAGGACGAGATCGTGTCCTCGGACATCATCAGCAACCCGCACCAGAGCATCTTCGACGCGAAGCTCACCAAGGTGAGCGGCGACCTGGTGAAGATCGTCGCCTGGTACGACAACGAGTGGGGCTACTCCAGCAGCCTCGTGAAGCTCACCGAGTACGTCGGCGCGCGTCTCTGA